The uncultured Celeribacter sp. genome includes the window GGCCAGTTGCGGCAGTTGCTCCAGCCCGTCGACGCACAGCTGGCGTCCCAGGCGGTGGGTGATGCCTTGCCAGCGTGTTGTCAGCTCTGTCAGCTTTTCTTGCAGATGTTTCGTCTCTGTCGGACGTGTCGGGAGTGTCGAATCTGGAAAAATCAGGGTTGCCGCTTCGCGCAGCAGCCAGCCCAGATGGCCATTGGTCTGCGACAGGTTTTGCAGTTCCTTCGAGATCGCCGGATCGGCAATCGATTCCTTGAGATGTTCAAGAGCGGCCTGCAATTCGGAATAGGTGGCGCGAATGTCATGAGACAACAGGGAAACGCGGCCGGGGTCGGCGATGTCGAGATGGGGAACGTCCGTCTCTTTGCGCGTCAATAGTGTCTCCTTGTCTGCGGGATGTCCCCACGCCTCGTCGAAACATCTGTGATGCCGCCACGTGGTTCTTGGGCAAGCCAGAAAATCACGCGCCCGATCATGACCATCATAACCGGACGCGAGAGATAGAACAGGGGGAACCTTAGGTTAGCCTTTGGCGTAGCCAAGTCCCTGCAATGCATCCTTGATTTCGTCGAGGATCGCCGGATCGTCGATTGTGGCAGGCATCTTGAAGTCCTGACCGTCGGCGATTTTGACCATGGTGCCGCGCAGAATCTTGCCCGAGCGTGTCTTGGGAAGACGGTCCACGACGCAGGCCAGTTTGAAAGCGGCAACCGGGCCGATTTCGTTGCGCACCGCGGCGATGACTTCTTTCACGATGGTCGCGTGATCACGGTCGCATCCGGCGTTCAGGCATAGGAAGCCGAGCGGCATCTGGCCTTTCAACTCGTCAGAGACACCGATCACGGCACATTCGGCCACGTCGGGATGGGCTGAGAGCACCTCTTCCATGGCACCGGTCGACAGGCGGTGGCCTGCAACGTTGATGACGTCATCGGTGCGCGCCATGATGTAGACATATCCGTCTTCATCCTTGATGCCCGCATCGCCGGTTTCATAGTAGCCTGGGAAGGTGGTGAGGTAGCTTTTTCTGTAGCGGTCTTCCGCATTCCACAGCGTTTGCAGCGTGCCCGGGGGCAGTGGCAGCTTGATCGCGATGGCGCCCAGTTCGCCGGGTTCGACCGGGTGGCCGGCCTCATCGAGAATGTCGATATCATAGCCAGGCATGGCCATGGAGGGAGAGCCGATTTTGATCGGCAGTTCTTCGATCCCCAGCGGGTTGGCCGCGATCGCCCAGCCGGTTTCGGTCTGCCACCAGTGATCAATCACCGGCACGCCGAATTTCTCCTGTGCCCATTTGATCGTGTCGGGATCGGCGCGTTCACCCGCAAGGAAAATGGCCTGCAGGTCGTGCAGCTTATAGCGTTTGATCCATTCGCCGGTCGGGTCTTCGCGTTTGATGGCCCGCAAGGCGGTGGGGGCGGTGAAGAAGGATTTCACCCGCTGGTTCTGGATGATGCGCCAGAATACGCCTGCGTGCGGCGTGCCGACAGGCTTGCCCTCAAAGACAATGGTCTGCGCGCCTTTGATCAGTGGCGCGTAGCAAATATAGCTGTGCCCGACGACCCAGCCGACATCGGAGGCCGCCCAGAAGCGGTCACCCACATCGATGTTGTAAATGTTCTTCATCGTCCAGTTCAGCGCCACAAGATGGCCGCCAGTGGAACGCACGACGCCTTTCGGCGCGCCGGTGGTGCCGGAGGTATAGAGGATATAGGCGGGGTGGTTGCCCTCGACCGGAACGCACTCCGCCGGTTTCACGCCGTACTGGAAACCGTGCCAAGAGAAATCCCGCCCTTCGATCAGCTTGGCCACTTCTTGTTCGCGTTGGAAGATCACGCAGAATTCGGGTTTGTGGCTGGCCTGTTCGATGGCGTCGTCCAGAAGCGGTTTGTAGTGAACCACGCGGTTGGGTTCGAGACCGCAGGAAGAGGCAATGATGGCCTTGGGCGTGCAATCGTCGATGCGCACCGCCAGCTCGTGGGCGGCAAAGCCGCCAAAGACCACCGAATGCACCGCGCCGATGCGCGCGCAGGCGAGCATGGCCTCAAGGGCTTCAGGGATCATTGGCATGTAGATGATGACGCGATCGCCCTTTTCGACCCCGCGCATTTTCAGAGCGCCGGCGAGAGAGGCCACGCGGGCCTGAAGCTCCCTATAGGTGATGCCCTTGGTGGAATGGGTGATCGGGCTTTCATGCATGATCGCCAGTTCATCACCGCGCCCGGCCTCCACATGGCGGTCTACGGCGTTGTAACAGGTGTTCGTGAGGCCGTCGGAAAACCATTCATAGACGGGGGCATTGTCGTCAAAGAGCGCCTTGGATGGCTTTTTGTACCAATGCACCTCTTCGGCGGCCTGCATCCAGAAACCGTCGGGGTCTGCTTTCCATGCATCATAAACGTCTTTGTATGCCACTTGCTGCGTCCTCCTCGCTGACATGGCGTGTTTGGCGGGGGCAGTGCTTTTTTGCAATGCAGCTATGCTGCGATGGAATGTCACTGTCGCCAATCACGGGGGCGATGCTCGCTCTGGCAGTCTTGTTACCAGAGGCGGTTAAAAATGTTTATATAAATTTCGCAAAGGACTGCAGAAAACTACTTTGCAAACCCTTGTTTTTACATATCATGTTGCAAACTTCCGGGGTCTTGTTTCGGTGCGATTGCAAAGTTCTTTCTGCGTGGGGCTCTGAATGGGTGGGCATGGGGAGAGGGTAGGACGCAAAAAAAAGGCGCCCGAAGGCGCCTTTTCGAATGGGGTGTTTTTTTGCGTGGGCTTAGCCGTAATGCGCCACCGGTGTGCCTGCGATGGCGGACATGTTCAGGAGGCCGCGCGAGGTGATCGAGGGGGTGACAATATGGGCGCGGTTGCCCATGCCCATCAGGATCGGCCCGACCTCCAGTCCGCCCCCCTTGGTCTTGAGGATGTTGCGCACCCCCGAAGCCGCATCGGCAATGGCAAAGACCAAAGCGTTGGC containing:
- a CDS encoding propionyl-CoA synthetase produces the protein MAYKDVYDAWKADPDGFWMQAAEEVHWYKKPSKALFDDNAPVYEWFSDGLTNTCYNAVDRHVEAGRGDELAIMHESPITHSTKGITYRELQARVASLAGALKMRGVEKGDRVIIYMPMIPEALEAMLACARIGAVHSVVFGGFAAHELAVRIDDCTPKAIIASSCGLEPNRVVHYKPLLDDAIEQASHKPEFCVIFQREQEVAKLIEGRDFSWHGFQYGVKPAECVPVEGNHPAYILYTSGTTGAPKGVVRSTGGHLVALNWTMKNIYNIDVGDRFWAASDVGWVVGHSYICYAPLIKGAQTIVFEGKPVGTPHAGVFWRIIQNQRVKSFFTAPTALRAIKREDPTGEWIKRYKLHDLQAIFLAGERADPDTIKWAQEKFGVPVIDHWWQTETGWAIAANPLGIEELPIKIGSPSMAMPGYDIDILDEAGHPVEPGELGAIAIKLPLPPGTLQTLWNAEDRYRKSYLTTFPGYYETGDAGIKDEDGYVYIMARTDDVINVAGHRLSTGAMEEVLSAHPDVAECAVIGVSDELKGQMPLGFLCLNAGCDRDHATIVKEVIAAVRNEIGPVAAFKLACVVDRLPKTRSGKILRGTMVKIADGQDFKMPATIDDPAILDEIKDALQGLGYAKG